One Streptobacillus ratti genomic window carries:
- a CDS encoding M15 family metallopeptidase, with product MAFKFSRESYQKMENIHPKLVRLMEKVIANSPYDFKITQGVRSAEYQNELYQQGRTVKGSIVTNCDGYIKKSNHQAKLSGYGHAIDICLYIPNEKDIKKLYDVSKLTAIANVFKKFAIDRGLNVAWGGNWKTFKDYPHFELKY from the coding sequence ATGGCATTTAAGTTCAGTAGAGAAAGTTATCAAAAAATGGAGAATATACACCCTAAATTGGTACGATTAATGGAAAAGGTTATTGCAAATAGTCCTTATGATTTTAAGATAACACAAGGAGTAAGGAGTGCAGAGTATCAAAATGAGTTGTATCAACAAGGTAGAACTGTAAAAGGGTCTATAGTTACGAATTGTGATGGATATATTAAAAAATCTAACCATCAAGCAAAATTAAGTGGATATGGACATGCTATTGATATATGCTTATATATCCCTAATGAAAAGGATATAAAGAAACTATATGATGTATCAAAGCTTACAGCTATAGCTAATGTATTTAAAAAGTTCGCTATAGATAGAGGACTTAATGTGGCGTGGGGTGGAAATTGGAAGACATTTAAAGATTATCCACATTTTGAATTAAAATATTGA
- a CDS encoding DUF2335 domain-containing protein, whose protein sequence is MRRPKNNNSNIQELKKENKNDNLILTARFEGPLPHPSILDGYAKINPDIPNRIIKMAEEQSKARIDNEKKENENIIELRKTALNSEVSYNKRAQCFGFILLLILFLAGPILIVLNKDVGGYLSVMVGIIGAVGSILYNNKKQD, encoded by the coding sequence ATGAGAAGACCAAAAAATAATAATTCAAATATTCAAGAATTAAAAAAAGAAAACAAAAATGATAATTTAATTCTAACCGCTAGATTTGAAGGACCACTACCGCATCCAAGCATTTTAGATGGATATGCAAAAATAAATCCAGATATTCCAAACAGGATAATAAAAATGGCAGAAGAGCAATCAAAAGCAAGAATTGATAATGAAAAAAAAGAAAATGAGAATATTATTGAATTAAGAAAAACAGCTTTAAATAGTGAGGTTAGTTATAATAAAAGAGCTCAATGTTTTGGGTTTATACTATTATTAATATTATTTCTTGCTGGACCTATTCTTATAGTATTAAATAAAGATGTAGGAGGATATTTATCTGTAATGGTGGGTATTATAGGAGCTGTAGGCTCAATTCTGTACAATAATAAAAAACAAGATTAA
- a CDS encoding phage holin, LLH family encodes MTTKEILLLVGGVLVAIFGALVPLFKKLAKRTETTIDDTILDLSIQAVAFVEKHFLDKSGMSKKALATELLVNAAKNKGKEITEEVAEKVVEKAWATQEIAKATEKDKEEKEEVETGK; translated from the coding sequence ATGACAACAAAAGAAATTTTATTATTAGTAGGTGGAGTATTGGTAGCAATATTTGGAGCATTAGTACCATTATTTAAGAAGTTAGCAAAGAGAACAGAAACAACAATAGATGATACAATTTTAGATTTATCTATACAAGCAGTAGCATTTGTAGAAAAGCACTTTTTAGATAAGTCAGGAATGTCAAAGAAAGCGTTAGCAACAGAATTACTTGTAAATGCTGCTAAGAATAAAGGAAAAGAAATTACAGAAGAAGTAGCAGAAAAAGTAGTTGAGAAAGCATGGGCAACACAAGAAATAGCAAAAGCTACAGAAAAAGATAAAGAAGAAAAAGAAGAAGTTGAAACGGGGAAGTAA
- a CDS encoding Fic family protein — MKKPFEPQLLPIKFENEEIIKLNKKVIKARELIKEINVRTEHSKLSETFFYLFSVNESLQSTRIEGTQSSFNEIIQAEATLKYNNDTLEIKNYIEALNKGIITLRDLPIGTRLIKIIHKEMLKSGRGSNRNVGEYRKVQNWIGGKNIEDAKHIPPIADKIDLYMSNLETYINDVNDELDELIRIAIIHAQFETIHPFLDGNGRVGRLLIILYLYERGLINNKTFNISEEIEKNKLKYYVYLDETRKENSNWIGWINFFLDSVINQSKRNIEKLKMVEKLYDVLIKEVKSNKLKYEYIDYIFRNPIFSINNLSSSMNITYTTAKNNIKKFEDLKYVFSDGKRKNRLYFFYDLLRIFND, encoded by the coding sequence ATGAAAAAACCGTTTGAACCACAATTGTTACCTATTAAATTTGAAAATGAAGAAATTATAAAATTAAATAAAAAGGTTATAAAAGCACGTGAGTTAATAAAAGAAATAAATGTGAGAACAGAACATAGCAAATTAAGTGAAACATTCTTTTATTTATTTTCTGTTAATGAATCCTTACAATCAACAAGAATAGAGGGAACACAGTCAAGTTTTAATGAGATAATTCAAGCAGAAGCTACATTAAAATATAATAATGATACATTAGAAATTAAAAACTATATTGAAGCTTTAAATAAAGGGATTATAACACTAAGAGACTTACCAATAGGAACTAGATTAATTAAAATTATACATAAAGAAATGTTGAAAAGTGGTCGTGGATCTAATAGAAATGTTGGAGAATATAGAAAAGTACAAAATTGGATTGGTGGGAAAAATATAGAAGATGCGAAGCATATACCACCAATAGCAGATAAAATTGATTTATATATGTCTAATTTAGAAACTTATATAAATGATGTGAATGATGAATTGGATGAATTGATTAGGATAGCTATTATTCATGCACAGTTTGAAACAATACATCCTTTTTTAGATGGAAATGGTAGAGTTGGTAGATTACTTATAATTCTTTATCTTTATGAAAGAGGGTTGATAAACAATAAAACTTTTAATATAAGTGAAGAAATAGAAAAAAATAAACTTAAATATTATGTTTATTTAGATGAAACAAGAAAAGAAAACTCAAATTGGATTGGTTGGATAAATTTCTTTTTAGATAGTGTTATAAATCAATCTAAAAGGAATATAGAAAAATTAAAAATGGTAGAAAAATTATATGATGTTTTAATTAAAGAAGTAAAAAGCAATAAATTAAAATATGAGTATATAGACTATATTTTTAGAAATCCAATCTTTTCAATTAATAATTTATCAAGTTCGATGAATATAACATATACAACAGCTAAAAATAATATTAAAAAGTTTGAAGATTTAAAATATGTTTTTAGCGATGGTAAGAGAAAGAATAGATTGTATTTCTTTTATGATCTTTTAAGAATTTTTAATGATTAA
- the dtd gene encoding D-aminoacyl-tRNA deacylase — MKMLIQRVNNAKVLFEDGTYNSIEKGLLVYLGVHNEDNLKDIQICVRKLINLRIFEDEEGKINFSLLDKNYELMIISNFSLYGNMKKGNRPSFTESATALKANEIYEIFLEELDKNNVRYKSGKFQTYMNVQSSNDGPMNFIFDTREEVN, encoded by the coding sequence ATGAAAATGTTGATACAAAGAGTAAACAATGCTAAGGTTTTATTTGAAGATGGGACATATAATTCAATAGAAAAAGGACTTTTAGTTTATTTGGGTGTTCATAATGAAGATAATTTAAAAGATATACAAATTTGTGTTAGAAAATTAATCAACCTTAGAATATTTGAAGATGAGGAAGGAAAAATTAATTTTTCATTATTAGATAAAAATTATGAATTAATGATTATTAGTAATTTCTCACTTTATGGAAATATGAAAAAAGGTAATAGACCCTCATTTACAGAGTCTGCAACTGCTTTAAAAGCAAATGAAATATATGAAATTTTTCTTGAAGAACTAGATAAAAATAATGTTAGATATAAATCTGGGAAATTTCAAACATATATGAACGTGCAATCTAGTAATGATGGTCCGATGAACTTTATTTTTGATACAAGAGAGGAAGTAAATTAA
- a CDS encoding C40 family peptidase codes for MLRYKKMMLVLSLALLPITGFGANKISLKKSSTKSQRELVMQDSNSIVFDSEYIHDQSYIDKKINEIEESVMSMSGVYNSLDNIILKNKLFSAYDKWAGTKYIFGGINHNGIDCSALTREVFRDVFGYELPRVSVDQVKKGRKIERGEMKPGDLLYFRPENRVNHVAVYIGNSLFINASSSKGVVLSSLNNSYWGKYFKYAVRVDAAREVR; via the coding sequence ATGTTGAGATACAAGAAAATGATGTTAGTATTATCACTTGCATTATTACCTATAACAGGTTTTGGTGCGAACAAAATAAGCCTAAAAAAATCTTCTACAAAATCTCAAAGAGAATTAGTAATGCAAGATTCTAATTCAATAGTGTTTGATTCAGAATATATACATGATCAATCATATATTGATAAGAAGATAAATGAAATTGAAGAATCAGTAATGTCTATGTCTGGTGTATACAACAGTCTGGATAATATAATATTAAAAAACAAATTGTTTAGTGCTTATGATAAATGGGCAGGAACGAAATATATATTTGGTGGAATAAATCATAATGGTATAGATTGTTCAGCCTTAACAAGAGAAGTGTTTAGAGATGTATTTGGTTATGAATTACCTAGAGTAAGTGTTGATCAAGTAAAAAAAGGTAGAAAAATTGAAAGAGGAGAAATGAAACCTGGAGATTTATTATACTTTAGACCAGAAAATAGGGTAAATCATGTTGCCGTTTATATAGGTAACTCGTTATTTATCAATGCTTCATCTTCAAAAGGAGTGGTACTATCAAGTTTAAATAATTCATATTGGGGTAAATATTTCAAATATGCAGTAAGAGTAGATGCAGCAAGAGAAGTGAGATAA
- a CDS encoding elongation factor G, producing the protein MKVYASDNIRNIGILGHSGSGKSNMLESLEFTANLISRISSPTEQFKMSNSLTLSAVEYQNMKYNLLDIPGYSDFYGELESAISAIAGAIITIDSTTDLSVGTEIALELTEERKIPKFIFVNKIDSDKADYTKILNQLREKYGKKIAPFHLPWGKGVDFKGHINVVDLFARKYNGKECETVKMPEEFEAEVKSVRDMLLESVAETEEMLMDKYFSGEEFTTEEIHRGLRKGVLDGTLIPVVCGSTYKNIGLHTTFDMMREYLPSPKDNKKNIDIAEFVGQVFKTVIDPFVGKISYVKVLSGEIKNDSEVYNINKREYEKVNKIFTLVHGEMIELQKATMGDIVLLTKLNFVQNSDTLAKNEGIDAIEAIKFPKEQMLVAIQAKNKSDEDKISTALHKIREEDSSLYWRRVVETGQTVLGVQGEIHANSVIEKLKERYSVEVLIEELKVPYKETIKGTSDVQGKHKKQSGGHGQYGDVKIRFSHSEKEFEFEEEIVGGAVPKGYIPAVEKGLLESMKEGVLAKYPVTNIKAVLYDGSYHDVDSSEMAFKLAANLAFKKGMLEAKPVLLEPIMELKIVVPEENVGDIMGDITKKRGRVLGMQATGKDKQEIFAEAPMAETFKYSNDLKSMTQGRGYFEMNVVRYDQVPEEIAKKIIEKTEK; encoded by the coding sequence ATGAAAGTTTATGCCAGTGATAATATTAGGAATATAGGAATATTAGGACATAGTGGTTCGGGAAAAAGTAATATGTTGGAGTCTTTAGAATTTACAGCTAACTTAATTTCTAGGATTTCATCTCCAACGGAACAATTTAAAATGTCTAATAGTTTAACATTATCAGCAGTAGAATATCAAAATATGAAATATAATTTATTAGATATTCCTGGATATTCAGATTTTTATGGTGAATTAGAATCAGCTATTTCAGCAATAGCAGGTGCAATAATAACTATAGATTCTACTACAGATTTAAGTGTAGGAACTGAAATAGCATTAGAATTAACTGAAGAAAGAAAAATCCCTAAATTTATATTCGTTAATAAAATAGATTCTGATAAAGCAGACTATACTAAAATTCTTAATCAATTAAGAGAAAAATATGGTAAAAAAATAGCACCTTTTCATCTTCCGTGGGGTAAAGGTGTAGATTTTAAAGGTCATATAAATGTTGTAGACTTATTTGCAAGAAAATATAATGGTAAAGAATGTGAAACAGTTAAAATGCCAGAAGAATTTGAAGCTGAAGTAAAATCGGTTAGAGATATGCTATTAGAATCAGTAGCAGAAACAGAAGAGATGTTAATGGATAAGTATTTTTCTGGAGAAGAATTTACAACAGAAGAGATACATAGAGGATTAAGAAAAGGTGTATTAGATGGCACATTAATACCTGTAGTTTGTGGATCAACTTACAAAAATATTGGATTACATACTACATTTGATATGATGAGAGAATATTTACCATCTCCTAAAGATAACAAGAAAAATATTGATATAGCAGAATTCGTAGGACAAGTATTTAAAACAGTAATAGATCCATTTGTAGGTAAAATTTCATATGTTAAAGTACTTTCTGGAGAAATAAAAAACGATTCAGAAGTATATAATATAAATAAAAGAGAGTATGAAAAAGTTAATAAAATATTTACATTAGTTCATGGTGAAATGATAGAATTACAGAAAGCAACTATGGGAGATATAGTATTATTAACTAAATTAAATTTTGTACAAAATTCTGATACTTTAGCTAAAAATGAAGGAATAGATGCTATTGAAGCAATCAAGTTCCCTAAAGAACAAATGTTAGTAGCTATACAGGCTAAGAATAAATCTGATGAAGACAAAATATCTACTGCATTACATAAAATAAGAGAAGAAGATTCTTCACTATATTGGAGACGTGTTGTTGAAACAGGACAAACTGTTTTAGGAGTACAAGGAGAAATACACGCAAACTCTGTAATTGAAAAATTAAAAGAAAGATATAGTGTTGAAGTATTAATAGAAGAACTTAAGGTTCCATATAAAGAAACTATAAAAGGTACATCAGATGTTCAAGGTAAGCATAAAAAACAATCTGGTGGACATGGGCAATATGGAGATGTTAAGATAAGATTTAGTCATTCTGAAAAAGAATTTGAATTTGAAGAAGAAATAGTTGGTGGAGCAGTACCTAAAGGATATATTCCAGCAGTTGAAAAAGGATTGTTAGAATCTATGAAAGAAGGGGTATTAGCTAAATATCCAGTTACTAATATTAAGGCAGTACTTTATGATGGTTCATATCATGATGTGGATTCATCTGAAATGGCATTTAAACTTGCAGCTAATTTAGCATTTAAAAAAGGTATGCTTGAGGCTAAACCTGTTTTACTTGAACCAATTATGGAATTAAAGATAGTTGTTCCAGAAGAAAATGTTGGAGATATAATGGGAGATATTACTAAAAAACGTGGTAGAGTACTTGGTATGCAAGCTACAGGAAAAGATAAACAAGAAATATTTGCAGAAGCTCCTATGGCTGAAACATTTAAATATTCTAATGATTTAAAATCTATGACTCAAGGAAGAGGATATTTTGAGATGAATGTTGTTAGATATGACCAAGTGCCAGAAGAAATAGCTAAAAAAATTATTGAAAAAACTGAAAAATAG